From a single Polynucleobacter asymbioticus QLW-P1DMWA-1 genomic region:
- the trmL gene encoding tRNA (uridine(34)/cytosine(34)/5-carboxymethylaminomethyluridine(34)-2'-O)-methyltransferase TrmL → MFNIVLFEPEIPPNTGNIIRLCANTGAKLHLIEPLGFPMEDAKLRRAGLDYHEFASIKVHPNWGHFLETEKPDPQHLFTLTTKGSGKFHEGKYTPNDYFVFGSETKGITEEVRNSIPKMNQMRLAMQDNSRSLNLSNTVAIVVYEAWRQNGLAGGK, encoded by the coding sequence ATGTTTAATATCGTTTTATTTGAGCCAGAGATTCCCCCGAATACAGGCAACATTATTCGCCTGTGCGCAAATACCGGGGCCAAATTACATCTCATCGAACCTTTGGGATTTCCGATGGAAGATGCCAAGTTACGTCGTGCTGGGCTGGACTATCACGAGTTTGCCAGCATCAAGGTGCACCCCAATTGGGGTCACTTTCTTGAAACTGAAAAGCCAGACCCGCAACACCTTTTCACGCTCACCACCAAAGGCTCTGGAAAGTTCCATGAGGGTAAATACACCCCGAATGATTATTTTGTTTTTGGATCAGAAACTAAAGGGATCACCGAGGAAGTGCGCAACTCGATTCCTAAAATGAATCAAATGCGCTTAGCCATGCAAGACAATAGTCGTAGCCTTAATTTATCAAACACTGTGGCGATTGTTGTCTATGAAGCTTGGCGTCAGAATGGACTTGCTGGTGGTAAATAA
- the ptsP gene encoding phosphoenolpyruvate--protein phosphotransferase, whose translation MTFALHGIPVSKGIAIGKAVLISRAALEVSHYLVEVGKEESEVQKLLDAFDQVRLELEQLRQGLPKDAPQEMAAFLDVHGMILADPALAEKPMKLIRTQRMNAAWALTTELNDLLEQFAEIEDPYLKERANDIRQVAERVIKALNAQKKDSLGHTDSFSPTDVDADSIIVAHDIAPHDMLRFKEHAFTGFVTDLGGKTSHTAIVARSMEIPAVVGVRHASEMIRHGDWLILDGEQGVVVVAPGEQLLAEYRKLQTQGLKEVRKLQQLKHARTETLDRVDIELFANIELPEDAIQALKLGAVGVGLFRSEFLFMDRNQALPDEDQQYQEYRRVVDLMHGLPVNIRTIDVGADKALGAGVDVSQTGTSPLGLRAIRWSLTEPEIFLTQLRAILRASAHGQARIMIPMLAHAKEIDETFRLIEKAKQQLHQRGQAFNPNIQVGAMIEIPAAALVLPLFINRFDFLSIGTNDLIQYTLAIDRADHAVAHLYDPLHPAILNLLANIIDQAKRANIPIAVCGEMAGDPALTKLLLALGLTDFSMHFSQLLLVKREILKANVGMLKARIPRVLKAYEPEAQAKALERLFS comes from the coding sequence ATGACTTTTGCGCTGCACGGAATTCCGGTATCGAAAGGCATTGCCATTGGCAAGGCTGTTTTGATATCGCGTGCAGCTTTAGAAGTTAGTCATTACTTAGTTGAAGTTGGAAAAGAAGAATCCGAAGTACAAAAATTATTGGATGCATTTGATCAAGTTCGTTTGGAACTAGAGCAGCTGCGCCAGGGATTACCTAAAGATGCCCCACAAGAGATGGCGGCTTTTTTAGATGTTCACGGTATGATTTTGGCTGACCCGGCCTTAGCCGAAAAGCCCATGAAGCTCATTCGTACACAACGTATGAATGCCGCCTGGGCTCTAACAACTGAGCTCAATGACCTGCTTGAGCAGTTTGCAGAAATTGAAGATCCCTATTTAAAAGAGCGAGCTAACGATATTCGTCAGGTGGCTGAGAGAGTCATTAAAGCGCTCAATGCCCAGAAAAAAGATTCTCTAGGTCACACGGATTCTTTCTCGCCAACAGATGTTGATGCTGATTCAATTATTGTGGCTCATGATATCGCGCCACACGACATGTTGCGCTTCAAAGAGCATGCATTTACCGGCTTTGTAACTGATCTAGGTGGCAAAACTTCGCATACTGCGATTGTTGCTAGAAGTATGGAGATTCCAGCGGTGGTTGGTGTTCGCCATGCGAGCGAAATGATTCGTCATGGCGATTGGTTAATCTTGGACGGTGAGCAAGGAGTTGTCGTGGTTGCTCCTGGTGAGCAGTTGCTTGCTGAGTATCGAAAGTTGCAAACACAGGGCTTAAAAGAGGTCCGCAAACTTCAGCAACTCAAGCATGCTCGTACCGAAACCTTGGATCGCGTAGATATTGAACTATTTGCGAATATTGAATTGCCTGAAGATGCAATTCAGGCACTTAAGCTTGGTGCTGTAGGGGTTGGGTTATTTCGCTCAGAATTTTTATTCATGGATCGTAATCAAGCTTTGCCTGATGAAGATCAACAATATCAAGAATATCGGCGTGTAGTCGATTTAATGCATGGGTTGCCAGTCAACATCCGAACTATTGATGTCGGCGCGGATAAGGCCTTAGGCGCAGGTGTCGATGTTTCTCAAACGGGGACATCGCCATTAGGCTTGCGTGCAATTCGTTGGTCGTTAACTGAACCAGAGATTTTCTTAACTCAGTTAAGAGCAATCTTGCGGGCCTCTGCGCATGGCCAAGCTCGCATCATGATTCCCATGTTGGCACATGCTAAAGAAATTGATGAAACGTTCCGCTTGATTGAAAAAGCGAAGCAGCAGTTACATCAACGTGGCCAAGCTTTTAATCCTAATATTCAAGTGGGCGCCATGATTGAGATTCCGGCTGCTGCTTTAGTTCTACCTTTGTTTATTAATCGTTTCGACTTTCTCTCGATTGGTACTAACGATTTAATTCAGTACACCCTGGCAATTGATCGGGCTGATCACGCAGTTGCGCACTTATATGATCCGCTTCATCCTGCGATTTTGAATCTATTAGCTAATATTATTGACCAGGCTAAACGAGCGAATATACCTATCGCTGTTTGTGGTGAGATGGCCGGTGATCCTGCTCTTACTAAATTGTTGCTTGCCTTGGGGTTAACTGATTTCTCAATGCACTTTAGTCAGCTACTGCTAGTGAAGCGGGAGATTTTGAAGGCAAATGTTGGGATGTTAAAAGCGCGCATACCAAGGGTCTTAAAGGCGTATGAGCCAGAGGCTCAAGCAAAAGCCTTGGAGCGTTTATTTTCTTAA
- a CDS encoding S41 family peptidase, which yields MRQFLKKFALITIGLIAGVTATIQLSATAQQGTQLPLDEARTLANVLSYIQKEYVEPVDDKKLLTEATKGMVSSLDPHSTFLDKKDFAEMQEMTSGKFAGLGIEITSEDGVVKVLNPIEDSPAARAGLQAGDLITRLDDKPVRGMSLDKAVRTMRGEPGTKITLTVYRKSEERSFPVTITRAEIKVQSVKTKILDNDIAWVRITSFQERTVPDLAKKLTEIAKQDPKLKGVILDLRNNGGGLLQGAVGVAAAFLPADAVIVSTKGQSADSKQVFNATPAMYRLGEAGDPLAGVPEMFKKIPMVVLVNAYSASASEIVAGALQDYKRATIIGKTTFGKGSVQTVRPLTSDSALKITTAYYYTPSGKSIQAYGIKPDIPVDQNKDGDPDDVLITREIDSEKHLRNKQSAEDKLIADREKRRLEELQRIEEKNAKKTPEEKEKEKNKKPTELGSADDFMLTQAVAYINGQPVKRSSSKLE from the coding sequence ATGCGTCAATTTCTCAAGAAGTTTGCCCTCATTACTATTGGCCTTATTGCTGGTGTGACAGCCACCATACAGCTTTCAGCTACCGCCCAACAAGGTACTCAGTTGCCGCTAGACGAAGCTCGCACCTTAGCAAATGTCCTCAGTTACATTCAAAAAGAATATGTCGAGCCGGTTGACGATAAGAAACTACTCACCGAAGCCACCAAAGGTATGGTGAGCAGCTTGGATCCACACTCCACCTTCTTGGATAAAAAAGATTTTGCTGAGATGCAAGAGATGACATCCGGAAAGTTTGCTGGTCTAGGAATTGAAATTACTTCAGAAGATGGTGTAGTTAAAGTTTTGAATCCTATTGAAGATAGCCCTGCTGCACGCGCCGGATTGCAAGCAGGCGACTTAATCACCCGCCTTGATGACAAACCTGTTCGCGGCATGTCTTTGGATAAAGCAGTTCGTACAATGCGTGGTGAACCAGGAACAAAAATTACCCTTACGGTATATCGTAAAAGTGAAGAGCGTAGTTTTCCTGTCACGATTACCCGTGCAGAAATTAAAGTGCAATCTGTTAAGACCAAAATTTTAGACAACGATATTGCTTGGGTGCGTATTACCAGCTTTCAAGAACGCACTGTTCCAGACCTTGCTAAAAAATTAACTGAAATTGCTAAGCAAGATCCAAAGCTCAAGGGCGTTATTTTAGATCTCCGTAACAACGGTGGTGGCCTGCTACAAGGCGCAGTTGGCGTTGCAGCAGCCTTTTTGCCGGCAGATGCGGTTATCGTATCAACTAAAGGTCAATCAGCAGATTCTAAGCAGGTGTTTAATGCCACTCCTGCCATGTATCGTCTTGGTGAAGCGGGTGATCCACTCGCTGGCGTGCCTGAAATGTTTAAAAAGATACCGATGGTCGTTCTAGTCAATGCATACTCAGCATCTGCTTCTGAGATTGTTGCTGGCGCATTACAAGATTACAAACGCGCAACCATTATTGGCAAAACTACTTTTGGTAAAGGCTCGGTACAAACGGTACGCCCATTAACCAGTGATTCAGCACTAAAAATTACTACCGCCTATTACTACACACCAAGCGGCAAATCGATTCAAGCCTATGGAATTAAGCCAGATATCCCAGTTGACCAAAATAAAGATGGTGATCCCGATGATGTCTTAATCACCCGTGAAATTGATAGTGAAAAGCATTTGCGCAATAAACAATCTGCAGAAGATAAGTTAATTGCTGATCGTGAAAAACGTCGTCTTGAAGAGCTTCAACGCATTGAAGAGAAAAATGCGAAGAAAACTCCTGAAGAAAAAGAGAAAGAGAAAAACAAGAAGCCAACAGAACTGGGTAGCGCTGATGATTTCATGCTTACCCAGGCTGTCGCTTATATCAATGGTCAGCCAGTAAAACGCTCTTCATCTAAGCTTGAGTAA
- the grxC gene encoding glutaredoxin 3: protein MQQVTMYSTQVCPYCVMAEKLLQKKGVNNLEKILIDLDPAQREVMMTRTGRRTVPQIYIGETHVGGYDDLVALDRAGKLDPLLM, encoded by the coding sequence ATGCAACAGGTAACGATGTATAGCACTCAGGTTTGCCCATACTGTGTAATGGCTGAAAAACTGCTCCAGAAAAAAGGAGTTAACAATTTAGAGAAAATCTTAATTGACCTTGACCCTGCACAACGTGAAGTCATGATGACGCGTACTGGCCGACGCACAGTTCCCCAAATTTATATAGGTGAGACTCATGTCGGTGGATACGATGATTTAGTTGCTTTGGATCGCGCTGGAAAGCTTGATCCTTTATTGATGTAA
- a CDS encoding ComF family protein, whose product MNFECCQQCGLLLHSSEVQKQLCTNCVIKPPYFDATCCLDRYEGRLQAALHLLKYQKRVANAHGLAYAWNAILSPHLQEQYADCLLPVPLSHEKLKIRGFNQSWELARRVESRKTIQKLPYALRRHHNIGQQAGSTLIGRHDSIQNMFFIDTKYLDFLKDKTVVVFDDVMTSGATLNEIARILKESDVKRVINWVLLRTTKQI is encoded by the coding sequence TTGAATTTTGAATGCTGCCAACAATGCGGTCTTTTACTGCATAGTTCAGAAGTACAAAAACAACTATGCACCAACTGTGTAATCAAGCCACCCTATTTTGATGCTACCTGCTGCCTAGATCGATATGAGGGAAGATTGCAAGCAGCGTTACACCTCCTCAAGTATCAAAAAAGAGTAGCTAATGCGCACGGTCTTGCATATGCCTGGAACGCAATCCTCTCTCCACATCTACAAGAGCAATATGCAGATTGCTTGTTACCCGTTCCCCTTAGTCATGAAAAATTAAAGATACGCGGATTTAATCAAAGCTGGGAATTAGCCAGAAGGGTGGAGTCCCGGAAAACAATTCAAAAATTGCCTTATGCATTAAGGCGACATCACAATATAGGACAGCAAGCCGGGAGCACTCTCATTGGACGCCATGATTCAATCCAGAATATGTTTTTTATTGACACAAAGTACCTGGATTTCCTTAAAGATAAAACTGTCGTTGTGTTTGATGATGTCATGACGAGCGGAGCAACCCTTAATGAGATCGCTCGTATTCTGAAAGAAAGCGATGTAAAGCGTGTCATCAACTGGGTTTTACTAAGAACCACTAAGCAGATCTAA
- a CDS encoding NAD(P)H-dependent glycerol-3-phosphate dehydrogenase yields the protein MKVTILGAGAWGTAIASQAARQQSAGDVSLWSRDPSQLLEIEKTGENQAYLPGIKLPKSIKLENDFSNAIQRLSSNDLLVIATPMSGLSQTIAQVLKLAKQPLNIIWLCKGLEPNTSLLPHQVVERENSLHNHGIKHAYGALSGPSFAHEVGAGMPCALTVASTSTSLCEIVQAAFHHGNMRIYSSDDLIGVELGGAVKNVLAIAAGIGDGLNLGLNARAAVLTRGLAEMMRLVKAVGGKSETCMGLTGVGDLILTATGDLSRNRRVGLELAAGKSLPEILANLGHVAEGVLCAAAVGDLAKRLDVEMPITAMMGDVLSGQLTPQDAVKKLMGRDPKIET from the coding sequence ATGAAAGTGACAATCCTTGGTGCAGGTGCTTGGGGAACGGCAATTGCCTCCCAGGCAGCTCGCCAGCAAAGTGCAGGGGATGTTTCTTTATGGTCGCGTGATCCAAGCCAGCTGCTGGAGATTGAGAAAACTGGTGAAAACCAGGCCTATCTCCCAGGCATTAAGTTACCCAAAAGCATCAAGCTAGAAAATGATTTTTCTAATGCAATCCAAAGATTGTCTAGCAATGATCTTTTAGTGATTGCCACTCCAATGTCGGGTCTTTCGCAAACCATTGCTCAAGTTCTCAAGCTAGCAAAGCAGCCCCTCAATATCATTTGGTTGTGCAAGGGTCTAGAACCTAATACATCTTTATTGCCTCATCAGGTAGTTGAACGTGAAAACAGTTTGCATAACCATGGCATTAAACATGCCTATGGTGCGCTTTCAGGACCGAGCTTTGCTCACGAGGTGGGTGCAGGGATGCCCTGTGCATTAACGGTTGCTAGCACATCCACTTCTTTGTGTGAGATTGTGCAAGCTGCTTTCCATCATGGGAATATGCGCATTTATTCAAGCGACGATTTAATTGGCGTGGAATTAGGCGGCGCTGTAAAAAATGTTTTAGCAATTGCAGCTGGTATTGGCGATGGTTTAAACCTCGGTTTAAATGCACGTGCAGCAGTGCTTACTCGCGGACTTGCAGAAATGATGCGCCTCGTAAAGGCTGTTGGTGGAAAGTCTGAAACCTGTATGGGCCTTACTGGGGTGGGCGATTTGATATTGACTGCAACTGGAGACCTATCACGCAATCGAAGAGTCGGTCTGGAGTTAGCCGCTGGTAAATCCTTGCCTGAGATTTTGGCTAATCTTGGGCACGTTGCAGAGGGCGTTCTTTGTGCGGCAGCAGTTGGTGATTTAGCTAAGCGCCTTGATGTTGAAATGCCCATCACTGCAATGATGGGTGACGTTCTCTCTGGTCAACTCACTCCACAAGATGCTGTGAAAAAACTCATGGGCCGTGATCCGAAAATTGAAACTTAA
- a CDS encoding HesA/MoeB/ThiF family protein, translated as MNDEQLLRYSRHLLLEDIDVEGQEKLLNSHALVIGAGGLGCAAAPYLAAAGLGHITLIDHDEVEITNLQRQIMHTESSIGKSKVDSGKHFLCQLNSGVRIQTVQAKVTKSILDDLLPSVDIVLDCTDNFQTRHLINASCVQYQIPLVSGSALRFDGQITVFDLRNTASPCYACIFSPDETFEEVSCSSMGIFSPLVGIIGSIQAAQALQVLIGFGEPLVGRMLLWNARATNIDEIRIARNTECSVCGKAH; from the coding sequence ATGAATGATGAGCAGCTGCTTCGTTACTCAAGACATCTCCTCCTTGAGGATATTGATGTTGAGGGTCAAGAGAAGCTTCTTAATTCGCACGCGCTAGTCATTGGTGCTGGCGGTCTAGGCTGTGCTGCAGCACCCTATCTAGCTGCAGCTGGCCTTGGACATATCACCCTCATTGATCATGATGAGGTAGAGATAACCAATCTTCAGCGCCAAATAATGCATACAGAAAGTAGCATTGGAAAAAGTAAGGTGGATTCTGGGAAACACTTTCTTTGCCAACTCAATTCTGGTGTTCGCATTCAAACAGTTCAAGCCAAAGTCACTAAGTCGATATTGGATGACTTATTACCAAGCGTAGACATTGTTTTAGATTGCACTGATAACTTTCAAACACGACACCTCATCAATGCAAGCTGCGTGCAATATCAAATCCCTCTAGTTTCAGGATCAGCCTTACGTTTTGATGGTCAAATAACCGTCTTTGATCTGCGAAACACAGCTTCACCTTGCTATGCCTGTATCTTCTCTCCCGATGAAACATTCGAAGAAGTGAGCTGCTCTAGTATGGGAATCTTTTCACCACTCGTAGGCATCATTGGCTCGATTCAAGCCGCTCAAGCCCTGCAAGTTCTGATTGGGTTTGGAGAGCCTTTAGTAGGCCGGATGCTGCTCTGGAATGCCCGGGCCACCAATATTGATGAGATTCGGATTGCGCGCAACACTGAATGCTCAGTATGCGGCAAAGCCCATTAA
- a CDS encoding rhodanese-like domain-containing protein: MNFLTQIDNLALIALLVVSGIALFLPTLSTLIRGKGLTATEATIWINRRKAYVLDLRPEEAFKVGHLPGAKLANASAIAAAIEALKLDRKRPVVLVCETGAQSRKALSEVQKLGFLEVGALDGGVQAWKLAALPLVK; encoded by the coding sequence ATGAACTTTCTCACTCAAATTGATAATTTAGCGCTTATTGCCTTACTAGTGGTTTCCGGCATAGCGCTCTTCCTGCCTACATTATCTACGCTTATTCGCGGAAAAGGCTTAACAGCAACTGAAGCCACTATTTGGATAAATCGTCGCAAAGCCTATGTTTTGGATTTACGTCCAGAAGAGGCTTTTAAGGTGGGCCATTTGCCCGGGGCGAAATTGGCTAATGCATCCGCGATTGCGGCTGCAATTGAGGCATTGAAATTGGATCGTAAGCGCCCTGTAGTTTTGGTCTGTGAAACTGGTGCCCAGTCTCGCAAAGCGCTTTCTGAGGTACAAAAACTGGGTTTTCTGGAAGTTGGCGCCTTAGATGGTGGCGTGCAGGCTTGGAAGCTGGCTGCCCTCCCTTTGGTTAAGTGA
- the gpmA gene encoding 2,3-diphosphoglycerate-dependent phosphoglycerate mutase, which yields MKQLVLIRHGESAWNLENRFTGWADVDLTPKGAEQALAAGEHLRKAGYEFDVAYTSVLRRAIRTLWHVQDAMDLMWLPVVHSWRLNERHYGALTGLNKAETAAQYGDEQVHIWRRSYDIRPPLLEADDERNPKNDSRYAKLNESDIPLGECLKDNVERVLPLWNESIAPALKANKRVLLVAHGNSIRSLIKYLDQMSDEAIMEVNVPNGIPLVYELDDNLKPIQHFYLD from the coding sequence ATGAAACAACTTGTCCTTATTCGTCATGGCGAATCTGCCTGGAACCTTGAAAACCGCTTTACTGGCTGGGCGGACGTTGACTTAACCCCAAAAGGCGCAGAACAAGCGCTCGCTGCAGGTGAACATCTTCGTAAAGCAGGCTATGAATTTGATGTGGCTTACACCTCTGTTTTGCGGCGTGCTATTCGCACACTTTGGCATGTACAAGATGCTATGGATTTAATGTGGCTTCCTGTGGTTCACAGTTGGAGACTAAATGAGCGTCATTACGGCGCACTAACAGGTCTTAATAAAGCAGAAACGGCAGCTCAATATGGCGACGAGCAAGTTCACATTTGGCGTCGCTCATACGATATTAGGCCTCCGTTACTTGAGGCAGATGATGAGCGTAATCCAAAAAATGATAGCCGTTATGCAAAACTTAATGAATCCGATATTCCACTTGGTGAATGTCTTAAAGACAACGTGGAGCGCGTACTACCTTTATGGAATGAATCTATCGCTCCTGCACTCAAAGCAAATAAAAGAGTATTACTAGTCGCACATGGTAATAGCATTCGTTCATTAATTAAGTATCTTGATCAAATGTCTGATGAAGCCATTATGGAAGTAAATGTTCCCAATGGCATTCCACTAGTCTATGAGCTAGATGACAACCTCAAGCCTATTCAACACTTTTACTTGGATTAA
- a CDS encoding HPr family phosphocarrier protein, translated as MPVAEIEIINKLGLHARASAKLSQLAAQFPCEILLSRNGRQINAKSIMGVMMLAAGIGSTVTLETVGEKADEAMQALTALINDRFGEGE; from the coding sequence ATGCCAGTTGCTGAAATTGAAATTATTAATAAATTAGGGCTTCATGCAAGAGCCTCGGCGAAGTTATCTCAACTGGCAGCCCAATTTCCTTGTGAAATATTGTTGTCACGTAATGGTCGTCAAATCAATGCCAAGAGCATTATGGGCGTCATGATGCTAGCCGCAGGTATTGGAAGCACGGTAACCCTTGAGACTGTCGGCGAGAAGGCAGATGAGGCGATGCAAGCTCTCACAGCATTAATTAATGACCGCTTCGGAGAGGGCGAATAA
- a CDS encoding PTS sugar transporter subunit IIA, with amino-acid sequence MTGIVIVAHTPIASSMLNFVEHTFGSLPERVRAVDIPPHEDTKASFDRVMKAAYGVNSGNGVLILTDVMGATPANVASKLESLGPLSGLNAPIIVLAGLNLPMLMRCISHRGEDLEGLAQKALAGGQNGILRLGTKVNQD; translated from the coding sequence ATGACTGGAATCGTAATCGTTGCACATACCCCCATTGCAAGTTCAATGTTGAATTTTGTAGAGCACACTTTTGGCTCTCTGCCGGAACGCGTTAGGGCGGTAGATATTCCGCCGCATGAAGATACTAAGGCAAGTTTCGATCGAGTGATGAAGGCAGCCTATGGCGTGAATAGCGGTAATGGCGTCCTTATTCTGACCGATGTAATGGGGGCAACCCCCGCAAATGTCGCGTCAAAGTTAGAGTCGCTTGGCCCCTTATCAGGATTAAATGCCCCAATTATTGTGCTCGCAGGACTAAATCTGCCAATGTTGATGCGCTGTATCTCGCATCGAGGTGAAGACTTAGAGGGGCTTGCGCAAAAGGCACTGGCTGGTGGCCAAAATGGAATATTGCGCCTTGGTACCAAGGTAAATCAAGATTAA
- the secB gene encoding protein-export chaperone SecB has product MTETTSTTPKNTEKDSAPEFRIQRVYLKDLSLEQPNTPQILLVAEEPQIKVEIDISVLPLTEGLFEVAVMGTVTAEVDSKVLFLVEAKQAGIFEFINIPPEQVDPMLGITCPTILYPYLRSNIADVISRAGFQPIHLNEINFHGMYEHRLMQAQADAAKTSGGADESKIILPH; this is encoded by the coding sequence ATGACTGAAACTACGTCTACAACACCAAAAAATACTGAAAAAGATAGCGCGCCTGAATTTCGTATTCAGCGCGTTTACCTTAAAGATCTGTCCTTAGAGCAACCGAATACCCCCCAGATTCTGCTTGTTGCTGAAGAGCCGCAAATTAAAGTGGAAATTGATATTTCAGTACTGCCTCTAACTGAAGGTCTTTTTGAGGTTGCCGTGATGGGCACCGTTACTGCTGAGGTTGATTCAAAAGTACTCTTTTTGGTAGAAGCCAAACAGGCTGGAATTTTTGAGTTTATTAATATTCCACCTGAGCAGGTAGACCCAATGTTGGGAATTACTTGCCCAACGATTTTGTATCCATACCTTCGCTCCAATATTGCTGATGTGATCAGTCGTGCGGGCTTCCAGCCAATCCATTTGAATGAAATTAATTTCCATGGAATGTACGAGCATCGATTGATGCAGGCTCAAGCTGATGCTGCTAAAACTAGCGGCGGTGCTGATGAAAGCAAAATCATCCTTCCTCATTAA
- the gshB gene encoding glutathione synthase, producing MNLLFIADPLESFKIKKDSTLAMMRVAQEAGHHLWFCESRNILWKENLVVADCQSLLIKPSSTSWFELGASEARALNSFSAILMRTDPPFDIEYLNTTWLLSAAVRQGAKVFNEPAAVREHSEKLAITEFPDLIPPTLVTRELGAVEAFHKIHQDIVIKPLDGMGGMGVFRVGPDGLNLASIVETLGENGARTLMIQRFLPEIAQGDKRVLLIGGEVVPYALARIPQGSEIRGNLAAGGKGVAMLLTETEKRIAEKLAPILYQRGLFLVGLDLIGGFLTEINVTSPTCFVEITEQSSFDVPQFWLKALEKAVS from the coding sequence ATGAATCTTTTATTTATTGCCGATCCGCTTGAATCTTTCAAGATTAAAAAAGACTCCACTTTGGCAATGATGCGTGTTGCGCAAGAAGCGGGGCATCATCTGTGGTTTTGTGAAAGCCGCAATATTCTCTGGAAAGAAAATCTTGTAGTTGCCGATTGTCAATCATTGCTTATTAAACCGAGCTCTACTTCTTGGTTTGAGTTAGGAGCTTCAGAGGCGCGTGCATTAAATTCATTCTCTGCAATATTAATGAGAACAGACCCCCCTTTTGATATTGAGTATCTCAATACAACTTGGTTACTATCTGCCGCTGTAAGACAAGGCGCTAAAGTTTTCAATGAACCTGCGGCAGTTCGCGAGCATTCCGAAAAACTAGCTATTACAGAATTTCCTGATTTAATTCCACCAACATTAGTGACACGAGAGCTTGGTGCCGTTGAGGCGTTTCATAAAATTCATCAAGATATTGTGATTAAGCCCTTGGATGGCATGGGCGGCATGGGTGTTTTCCGAGTTGGTCCAGATGGGCTCAATTTAGCTAGCATTGTTGAAACACTTGGCGAGAATGGTGCTCGAACACTCATGATTCAGCGTTTCTTGCCAGAAATTGCACAAGGCGATAAACGGGTACTCCTGATTGGTGGAGAAGTGGTGCCATATGCATTGGCTCGCATTCCACAGGGCAGTGAAATTCGTGGCAACTTAGCCGCAGGTGGCAAAGGAGTTGCTATGCTGCTTACTGAAACAGAAAAACGTATTGCGGAAAAACTTGCTCCAATTCTTTATCAACGTGGTTTATTCTTGGTTGGACTAGATCTCATTGGTGGTTTCCTTACTGAAATTAATGTAACTAGCCCAACTTGTTTTGTTGAAATTACAGAACAAAGTAGCTTCGATGTCCCACAATTTTGGTTGAAAGCACTTGAGAAGGCAGTGTCATAA